CAAACACCCCTCCGAAATGGCTCTCGGCCTGCATTTAGCACAATTCAACGAAGCGCTTCAGCAAGTCGCCGAGGATCTGCTCCCGAACCGCTTAAGCGACTACCTCTATACATTGGCCGAGAAATTCAACGCCTTTTACAGAGACTGCCAAGTAGAGGGCGCCCCTGAGCAAAACTCCCGTCTTCTTCTTTGCGAAGCCACCGCTCGTATACTGAAGCAAGGCTTGCATTTATTAGGCGTAGAAACTGTAGAGAAAATGTAACTTTATAAATTTTTCTTCAGAAGAAGAGCGTTGCTCACTACAGACAACGAACTCAACGACATCGCAAGAGCTGCCACCATCGGATTCAGAAGCCCCATAGCTGCCAACGGAATCCCTATGCAATTATAGAAAAACGCAAAAAACAAATTCTGTTTAATTTTTTTAAACGTCTCCTTTGACAAATGAATCATTTCAGGCACTAAACGCAAGTCTTCCCTCATTAAGCTAACTCCTGCAGCCTCAATCGCGATGTCGCTTCCTGTTCCCATTGCAATCCCGACATCAGCTGCCGCAAGCGCCGGAGCGTCATTGATGCCGTCGCCCACCATTCCGACGATATGGCCCTGTTTTTTCAACTCGTTGATTTTCAAAGCCTTCTGATCGGGAAGAATATCGCCGTAAAATTCCCAAATGCCCGCTTCTTTCGCAATCGCTTCCGCAGTCTTTTGGTGATCTCCTGTGATCATCACGGGGGCGACACCCAATGCTGAAATTTTTTCGATCGCTTCTGCTGCATGCTCTCTTAAAACATCTTGAAAAGCGAGGCAGCCCAAAGCTTGCTTCCCTCTCCAAACGACTGCAATCGTATTGCCGTTGCTTTCGCATTTAACCTCGACTCCTGAATCCGCGGCAAAAGATAGTGATCCTAGGGTATACTTAACCCCTTCGATCTCCCCTTGCAGCCCCTTTCCCGGAATCGCTTCGAAACGCTTAACTTCGCATTTTTTCACTCCTTTCTCTTTTGCAAAAGCTCTTACAGCTTCTCCTAAAGGGTGTTCAGAGGCTTCTTCCAATGCATTGGCAATTTCAAGAAGCCTCTTCGGATCTTCGCTGATCACATCAATAACCCGCGGCTGTCCCTTCGTTAACGTCCCCGTTTTATCAAAAGCGATCCGCTTCATCTTCTGTGCAACTTCTAACGCCTCTGCATCTCGAAACAAAATCCCTTTTTTTGCTCCCTCTCCACTGGCGACCATAATGACAGTTGGCGTCGCCAACCCCAAAGCGCAAGGACATGCAATCACCAAGACAGCCACAGCATGAATAACAGCTTCATGAATTGCACCGCTCCAAAACATCCATCCGGCAAATGTCGCCAGGCTAATTGCCAGAACGGCAGGGACAAACACCTCGGAAACCTGGTCTGCCAGCCGCTGGATGGGAGCGCGCGAGTTTTGGGCATGCTCAACAAGCTGCACAATGCCAGCCAAAACTGTCTCAGAACCTACTTTAGTTGCACACACTTTTAACGTTCCATTACCGTTTTGCGTCGCAGCGTACACAAGATCATGCTCTTTTTTTTCTACAGGCATGCTTTCGCCGGTCAGCATGGACTCATTCACGGAAGAACTACCCTCAATCACCTCGCCGTCAACAGGAACGTTTTCCCCTGGACGCACTTGAAAAATATCTTCGGGCACAATCTCTTTGACCGATATTTCGATCCATTCCCCATCTCTTTTAACCCGAGCAGTCTTCGGCTGAAGATCCAGAAGCTTCTCAATAGCTTCCGACGCGCGCCCTTTGCTCACAGCTTCTAGCCACTGCCCCATTAACACAAGAGTGATGATCATAGCGCTGCTTTCAAAATAGAGATGTTGATCTGCACCAGTTAATAGGACAACCAAACTGAAACTATAGGCTGCAGTTGTTCCCAAAGCGATCAGAACATCCATATTTGCACTGCCGACTTTCAAAGAATAATAAGAACTGCGGTAAAACCGGCTTCCTAACCCAAATTGCACGATTGTGGCCAATAAACATTGGATCCAACCAGGAAGATGGAACATGAACATCTGCAAAAAAAGAGGAAAAGAAAAGAGGGCCGAAAGAACGAATCGTTTAAACGCCGCCTTCGGCTCAGAAAAATGGTGATGATGACCTTCTCCGGAAAGAGAAGCTTGATATCCCGCTCGGCTTACAGCTTCCAATATCCGAGCTGTTTCCACCTCCTCATCCAGGACAACAGAGGCTGTCGAATTTGCAAAATTGACTCTAGCTTCTTTAACTCCTTCAACAGAGCTTAGCGCTTTTTCTATTCCACTTGCACAAGAAACACAAGACATCCCCTGAATATTCAATTTCAGAGTATTTTTATGATGATTTTTCATAAACTGATCACTTCCAAAATCCTTTCCAAGTCATCCAGACTATAATAATCAATGAGAATTTTTCCTCTTTTTCCACTTGAAGCAATCGTTACCTTGGTTCCCAGCCTCTGCTGAAGCTTTTCCTCGAGATCGCTCAAGTAAACAGTATTCTCATTCAACGTTCTCATTTTCTTTTTGACCGGCTTGACATTCAGCTTGGCTGCAGCCTCTTCTGTTTCCCTGACAGAAAGTCCATCCTCGACAACCATGCGATGCAGATACAATTGCTCTTCGAAACCGCTGACCGAAAGGATTGCCTTAGCATGTCCCATCGAGATCTCTCCGAACTGTAAGCTTTCTTGAATTTTATGAGGAAGAGAGAGCAGTCGCAAATAATTTGTGACAGTCGAACGCTTCTTCCCCACTTTATCCGCTAACTCGTCTTGTTGCAGCCCAAACTCAACAATTAACCGCCTGAGAGCCTGCGCAATATCCAACGGGTTGAGATCGACTCTTTGGATATTTTCAATCAAAGCAGCCTCAGCAGAGACATTGCCCGGCTTTTGACTGACTAATACATGAATGGTTGTCAATCCTGCGATTTCCGCTGCACGGAAGCGTCTTTCTCCAGCAATCAGCTCATACCCCCCATTTTCCATCTTCCTGACTACCGGCGGCTGCAAAACGCCAACAGATTGAATCGACTGTGCAAGTTCCTCCAACTCTTCCCTGTTAAACTGTTTTCGCGGCTGATAGGGATTCTCGCGAATCTGACTCAGCTCAACTTCCACAACTTCTTGCGACACTGTTTTACCCTTTACAATTATTTGGAACTGCTTATCATTGATATCATTCACATTTTTCGCAAATATAAAGAATCAAAGCTAATGAACAAAACAAAAACATCTTCAAATCAAACAAAAGAGCCTATTGACTGGGTTGATCAAATACAACAGCATCCCGCTTTTGAATGGATGATGCAAAATCTCAAGTACATCCCTTATTTGTTCATCGCCCTGCTAATTATGATAATCGCAGGATACCAACTCATTTCCGGCAGCGCAGCGAAGACTGAAGCAAACTACCAACTCGCCGAAGGATACTGGGCAAAGATCCAAAGGAGCATTGGTCAAGAGGCGATCGACGCCAAGCAAGAAGACGCTCTTCTTCAGTTGTGCAAAATCGTCGACAAACATCCTGAATTGAGGGCAAAATATGACGGTATGATTGCGCAATTGCTCATTGCTAAAGGACTCTCAGAAGAAGCATCTGTCTACACTGAAAGAGTAGAAAAACGCACTGCCAGTACGCAAAATCCTGTATTCAAAGAGTTTTCTAACATTTCTCTTCTGATTGCCCAAGGTAATCATCAAGAGGCGCTGCAGCGTTCGCTTTCCCTTAAAGAGACACTGCTTAAAAAAGAGGAGCCGCCGCTTCTGCTCCCCTACACATTGATCCGCATTGCGATGCTTTATCAAGGGATGGGAGAAAAAAATTTGGAAGCGCTTGCTTGGGATGAATGGCAGCAATACGCTCAAGAAAAATCTTTGCAAAAGCCTGACACTCAAACGCTTAAAACGATTTCCGCTCTCTTTTCTGAAGGAGATTTTTCTTTAGATCAATATATTGCGGAACGTTCTTTGGAGAAAAATTGAATAATCTTTGCTTGATAACAATATAAATCTATTGTTAAAAGGCTGTTTGGCGATATTATCATCGCTGCATTGGTTGTTTTAGTTGTAAAATGGCCATAAAAACCTCTCGAAATCGTGGAACGATGGAGCACAAAAGGAGGTGACGCGAGGATTTGCATGCTCGAAACCACACATTCAGAGAGTTGGAAATTTGAATTAGAAATAAAGCTCTACCTGCTAGCAAGCCGATAGAGATTGGAAACATTGAGAAGAACAAGGGTCAGATAACTTTTGGTTGCCTTTGGCCTATTGTTCGGTAAATTTCCCGAGTTCTCCGGATTTCTGAACATTAGCCGGTAGAAACGGGAAAGTAGAGGCCGAATAGTTAAAGCCTCTCGACCAGAATACAACTTGGAGGAGTTTGTTTTCGATAGAGAGAATCAAAAGCTGACAGATGTTCTTCAGCAAACTACCCTATGGGGTAAGTGGAGAATACACTGTGAGTCCGAAACCTTGCTCACTAGCTGTTGATGAGATGAAAGAAGAGGGGTTATTGGAAGAAGTTGAAATCAACTTTGAGCCTCAACTCAAGATCTTAGTCAACAAGCGTTGGAAAGCAGATTCTGATTCAATCACGGATTCAGCACCCGTGAGTATTAGAGGAAGAATGACAATTTCCTTTTAGAATGATGAGGAAATTCCAACACTCTAGGCGGCAATCCAAAGATTGCCGCCTTTTTTATCCTATTAAAATAGTATGGATGTGCTATATAATATAACAATTGATTGATAAATTAACCGTAATTCCGAAATCTGCAAAATACAAGATAAATCCCCTCTGTACATGAAAACCTGCTTTCTGTTAATCATGGGAATTACGGAATAGAAACGGAGCTAAAAGAGGAAAATGAGCAAATCTCTCATTATCGTAGAGTCTCCCGCAAAAATGAAAACACTGAAAAAGTTTTTGGGCGATGCCTACATACTGGAATCTTCGGTTGGGCATATCCGCGATCTCCCTGAGAAAGAGTTCGGTATTGACATTGAAAACGAATTTGAGCCGAAGTATGTCACCATGCCGGAAAAAGAAAAGGTGATCAACAGCTTGAAAAAAGCTGCCAAAAACGTCGACACCGTCTACCTCTCTCCCGACCCGGATAGGGAAGGAGAAGCGATAGCCTGGCACATCATGAACATCCTTCCTAAGGGAACCGTCTATAAACGCATCTCTTTTAACTCCATTACTAAGGACGCCGTATTAAAAGCTTTACAGTTTCCCCGCGATATTGATATGGCTTTGGTCGACGCTCAACAAGCACGCAGACTTTTGGATAGGATCGTCGGCTATAAAATTTCTCCCATCCTTAACCGGCGCATTCAAAGAGGAAGGGACGGAGGTGTATCGGCGGGACGCGTTCAGTCCGTTGCATTAAAATTGGTCGTTGACCGCGAGGCCGAGATTGAAGCGTTTATTCCTGTTGAATATTGGAATTTGGCAGCCATCTTAAAGGCTGCGAGGGATTCCCGCTCCTTTAAGGCCAATCTCTATTCTGTTGACGGCCAACGAGTGGAAAAAGAAGCCGTAGAAGGAAAAAACTTCTTTTTGATTCCAAACAAAGAAACCGCAGACCAGGTGATTGAACGGATGCAGTCAGGGCCGTTCACAGTCCAAACTGTCGTCAAAAAAGAGAAAAAACGCAATCCTGTTCCCCCCTTCATCACCTCTACTCTACAACAAGAAGCCAGCCGGCACCACGGATACTCTTCAGCCAAAACCATGAACATCGCTCAGTCGCTCTATGAAGGGATAGATCTCGGTAACGAAGGTGCAGAAGGTTTAATCACCTACATGCGTACCGACTCGGTCAGAGTTGCACCGGAAGCATTGGATGAGGTCAGAAAGCACATTAAAGAAGTCTACGGTAAAGATTTTCTGCCGGAATCGGCAAAAATGTACACGACAAAAAAAGCAGCCCAGGATGCGCACGAAGCCATTCGTCCAACAAACCTCGCACACACTCCGGAGCATGTCAAATCCTATTTGACCCGAGAACAATACATGCTTTACAAGTTGATCTGGCAAAGATTTGTCGCATCGCAAATGAATCCAGCCATCTATGATACCGTATCGGCAGATATTTCTGCCGGATCCGAAATTATCATTAGGGCAACAGGTTCCGTCATTAAATTCCAAGGATTTCTGGCAGTCTATGAAGAGATGGAAGATGATGTGGAAACAGCAGAAGACGGCAAAATTCTCCCTCCATTGGAGGAGGGCATGGAATTGACCTTATTGGAATTGACCTCAGACCAGGCATTTACCCGTCCACCTCCCAGATTTACTGAGGCGTCTTTAGTAAAAGAGCTGGAAAAATCAGGAATCGGCAGACCCTCCACCTACGCTTCCATTATGAATAAGATCCAGGGTAGAGAATATACAATCAAAGAGAACAGCAGACTCAAACCTACCGAATTGGGACGAGTGATTGCGCAGATGCTCGAGACAAATTTTCCTGAGATCATGAATATCGGCTTCACCGCGCAAATGGAAGACGATTTAGAATTGATCGCTTCCAATGAGAAAGATTGGAAAAAATTGATTAAAGATTTCTGGGAAAGTTTTTATCCAACGCTTGAGGAAGCGGAAAAAAACGCGTTTGTGCCAAAGATCCTTACCGATATTGACTGTCCGGAGTGCGGCTCCAAGCTCCAGAAAGTGTGGTTCAAATCGAAGTACTTTTACGGCTGTTCCAGCTATCCTGACTGCTCCTATTCAGCGCCTGCGGAAGAAATTCTTTTTAACAAGGAAGATTATGCCGAAGGCTTCAATTGGGAGCAGAAATGCCCGCTTTGCCAATCTGAAATGAAAGTACGGCATGGGCGATTCGGGGCATTTTTAGGCTGCACGAAATACCCTGAATGCCGTGGAATCATCAATATCCCCAAAAAAGGGGAAGAGATCATTAATCCGGAAGACCTTCCGCCCTGCCCTGCCACTGACTGTACAGGCCAGATTGTCGCAAGGAAATCGCGCTTTGGAAAAACATTTTTCTCCTGTTCAAGCTTTCCTGATTGCGACGTCATCGTCAACGATCTTACGCAACTTCAATCCAAGTATGTCGATCATCCAAGAACGCCTTACGTGAAAAAAACGAAAAAAGGAAAACGGGGCCGGCCAACCAAAGCGGATAAAGAAAAAGGGAAAAAGACGCAGGCTAAGAAAAAACGCAACGTCGCTCCAAGCGCTTTATCTCCAGAGCTTGCGGAAATTGTCGGCTCTCATGAGGCAACCCGCGGAGACGCTTTGAAAAGTGTTTGGGCTTATATCAAGTCCAACAAACTGCAAGATCCTGAAAATAAACGGGTAATCAAACCTGATGAGAAGTTGGGCAAAGTATTTGGAAACATGGAGCCTGTCGACATGTTTAAAATTGCCGGAATTCTCAGCCAGCATATTGGCAAGAAAGATTAGAAAATATTTAGGGAAGGCGAGGCAAACTGGTATCAGTTAGCGATTCTGAAAGAAGCTCTAACGGGGAAAGGGGTGTGATAAGATGGCAATATTAAACTAATCTTCGAGCCCAAAACCTAACCGGTTGGTGTGCAAAATCTGCCAGTTGCCGTTTTCGTTGACATAGATCATTTTGTATTTTCTTTTTACCGGATTTTTTCCTGGAACAATGATCGTTGCAACTCCTTCTTCTACAGCTTTTTCTTCTATTGGAAATCGGATCGTTTTCTCATCAACATGAATCTTTGCTTGATTGTTGTTGGAAAAAATTTTCTTAAATTCGGAGCGAATCCCTTTCCGACCGTTTACAAGCTCCTCTGTATATGGATTTTTATAGACAGCCCGTTCCGACCATTGATCTACAATCGTATCGAGATCCCGTGCATTGACGGCGTCAATATACATTTTGCTTTTCCCTTCAATCACTTCCACTTCTTTCTGCATTTTAGGAGCCACTGACTCTTCTTTGCGATCGCAAGAAGAAGCAAATAAAAGCGCACCTAGAACAGCACAAATCGATAAATATTTAGCAAACATAGAAAAACCTCCGAAAATCGCCGAATATGCCGATCTGAATTCATCTCAGTCTACCTCTTTTAAACCAAAAGAGATATTTAAAGAAAAGATAAATTCTGCCAGCCGGATCCTAGGGATTTATAGAGAGCGATCAGTTGAATTTCCGTCTCAACATAGGAAGTCGCCCATTCCCTTTCTGCCTGGATCGCCCTTCGTTTCCTTTCCAACAACCTCAAAGTATCAGACAACCCCATTTCATAAAGTCTTTCTCCATGAGCAAACAACTGATCAGCGCGCATCCACCCTTTTTCTCTATTCTGCGTGCTCTCTCGAGATTTTAGAAAGCTGGCAATCGTACTTTCCGATTCTTCCAAAGCCCTTAAAACAGCCTGCTCATAAGCCATCAATGATTCCATACGAATAAACTGAAACCTTTTCACATTAGCTTTTAGACTTCCCCCGTGAAAAAAGGGAGTGATCAAATTCCCTCCATATCCCCAACTTTCCCCATTACCCCTTGTGTTCCCCAAGTGAAGATTTTGGAAACCATAGTTTCCTGTTAACGTGAATTTAGGGAAAAGATCCGCAACAGCCACTCCGACATCTGCAGTCGCTTTAGCGATCTGTCGTTCAGCAAAACGGATGTCTGGCCTCCTTCTAAGAAGGTCTGAAGGAAAGCCCACAGGGATCACGCTTATCATCTGCGGGAGTTCCGCAGCAGAAGAAAGCTCTTTCACCAAAGCTTCCGGAGGTTTTCCTAACAGAATGGAAAGATGATAAATAAGAGAAAGAATTTCCCCTTCCAACATTGGAACTTCGGCAGCCAATTGTTCATAGTCTTTTTCGCTATCCAATAAGAAAAACTCTGAATCAAGCCCCTGATCCAAACGTTTCTGATACTCTTCAACGATCTCTTTCAGAACATCCCTCTCCTTCCGCACCAATTCTAAGCACTTTTGCCTTTCGCGAAGTTTAAGATAAGTTCGGGAAAATTCTGCTGTAAGAGAAACGATCAGATCGTGATAAGACGCTCTTTCCATTTGGATAGATGCTGTCGCCGATTCCACTTCCCTTTGTCTTCTGCCAAATAGATCAATTTCCCAAAAAGCATCGAAGTCGGAAATAAATGTCTGCTGTTTAATATTTAAGGGAATGCCTACCGATCCACTCGAAAAATCTCCCGGCTGAAGAATGCCTCCGGCAGGTTTTGCACTGTTGTAAGCAATTCGTCCATCGATAAACGGCAACAGCTTTGCAGCAGAAATGTCGCGCAATGCAAATGCCTCGCAGATTTTTATAGAAGCACGTTTGAGATCGTAATTGTCATGGAGAAGCTGTTCCAAATATGTATTCAAAAGACAGTCATCAAAAAGCTCTCCCACTTCTAGTAGGCTGCCACAGGAAAGAGTGGAGAGAGAATCACTCTGCCAGTTTTCGGAAATTTCAACCTCGGGAACCGAGTGGCGTGGGCCCACTCTGCATCCGGCAGCTGCAAGAAGGATAAAGATGACGTACCTAATTCGCATTTTTTAACCAATTTTCCTTTTGAAAAACCATGAAGCTGTACCAAGGGTTCCAAGGGCAATTAACAGCATGGGCCAGGTATTATGAAAGACAGTTCCCGCCGAAATATCTTTCAGACAAATCCCTCTGACAATAATCAGAAAATACTTCAAAGGATTGAGCATCGCAAGGATTTGCAACCCTTGAGTCATATTTTCCACAGGTGTTGCAAATCCTGAGGTGATCACCAAAGGCGAAACGCAGAGGAAAACGCCCAAAGCGCTTTGTTGCTGTGTCTGTGACAGAGAAGAAATAAAAAGGCCGATTCCGACAATGGCAAATACAAAAATGGCCATGCTTGGATAGAACATCAGCAGACTTCCTCTAATAGGCAAATCTAGGAAAAGAAATCCCGCCAACAGCATAACACTTCCTTCAACCACTCCGATCATAAGAGCTGGTATCGCTTTTCCCAAAAGAATCATTCTATGATCCAGAGGAGAAACCAGCAGCTGTTCAAACGTTCCCATTTCCTTTTCTCGAGAAATGGAAAGAGCTGTCACGCTTAGACTTGTCAACATGGACAAAGTCCCTATCAACCCTGTGATCGTAAACCATGTGTAATTAAGATTCGCGTTATACCAATTTCGGGGCTTAAGTTCGCTCAAGGGTAAAGGCATCCCTTTTCTTTTAGCAAGAAAAGCATTATATGCTTGGGCAATATTGGAAATATAGCCCCCTGCGATCTGTGAAGCGTTCGATTTCCTGCCGTCAGCAATCAATAAAATTTCTCCCGTTTCATCCGATAAAATTTTCCGCGAAAAATTCGCATCGATTTGTATAGCTGCCAGTACCTTCTCTGCATCAACAGCCTCTTTCAATTCCTGATCGCTGTCAAAATAAATGATCTGCGTAAATTCCGGAGAACCTGACAGCCGATAGATAAACTCCCGGGAATACTGGCCTTCATCGCGATTCAAAATTCCCAATGAAATATTATGGACATCCAGTGTCGCAGCAAAAGTAAACACAAAAAACTGAATGATTGGCGGGGTAATTAAAGCCATGCGGCTTCTTTTATCCTGCCAGACCGCGATCAATTCCTTGATGATCAAAGCGTG
This genomic window from Waddlia chondrophila WSU 86-1044 contains:
- a CDS encoding heavy metal translocating P-type ATPase, which encodes MKNHHKNTLKLNIQGMSCVSCASGIEKALSSVEGVKEARVNFANSTASVVLDEEVETARILEAVSRAGYQASLSGEGHHHHFSEPKAAFKRFVLSALFSFPLFLQMFMFHLPGWIQCLLATIVQFGLGSRFYRSSYYSLKVGSANMDVLIALGTTAAYSFSLVVLLTGADQHLYFESSAMIITLVLMGQWLEAVSKGRASEAIEKLLDLQPKTARVKRDGEWIEISVKEIVPEDIFQVRPGENVPVDGEVIEGSSSVNESMLTGESMPVEKKEHDLVYAATQNGNGTLKVCATKVGSETVLAGIVQLVEHAQNSRAPIQRLADQVSEVFVPAVLAISLATFAGWMFWSGAIHEAVIHAVAVLVIACPCALGLATPTVIMVASGEGAKKGILFRDAEALEVAQKMKRIAFDKTGTLTKGQPRVIDVISEDPKRLLEIANALEEASEHPLGEAVRAFAKEKGVKKCEVKRFEAIPGKGLQGEIEGVKYTLGSLSFAADSGVEVKCESNGNTIAVVWRGKQALGCLAFQDVLREHAAEAIEKISALGVAPVMITGDHQKTAEAIAKEAGIWEFYGDILPDQKALKINELKKQGHIVGMVGDGINDAPALAAADVGIAMGTGSDIAIEAAGVSLMREDLRLVPEMIHLSKETFKKIKQNLFFAFFYNCIGIPLAAMGLLNPMVAALAMSLSSLSVVSNALLLKKNL
- a CDS encoding ParB/RepB/Spo0J family partition protein, with protein sequence MSQEVVEVELSQIRENPYQPRKQFNREELEELAQSIQSVGVLQPPVVRKMENGGYELIAGERRFRAAEIAGLTTIHVLVSQKPGNVSAEAALIENIQRVDLNPLDIAQALRRLIVEFGLQQDELADKVGKKRSTVTNYLRLLSLPHKIQESLQFGEISMGHAKAILSVSGFEEQLYLHRMVVEDGLSVRETEEAAAKLNVKPVKKKMRTLNENTVYLSDLEEKLQQRLGTKVTIASSGKRGKILIDYYSLDDLERILEVISL
- the topA gene encoding type I DNA topoisomerase; the encoded protein is MSKSLIIVESPAKMKTLKKFLGDAYILESSVGHIRDLPEKEFGIDIENEFEPKYVTMPEKEKVINSLKKAAKNVDTVYLSPDPDREGEAIAWHIMNILPKGTVYKRISFNSITKDAVLKALQFPRDIDMALVDAQQARRLLDRIVGYKISPILNRRIQRGRDGGVSAGRVQSVALKLVVDREAEIEAFIPVEYWNLAAILKAARDSRSFKANLYSVDGQRVEKEAVEGKNFFLIPNKETADQVIERMQSGPFTVQTVVKKEKKRNPVPPFITSTLQQEASRHHGYSSAKTMNIAQSLYEGIDLGNEGAEGLITYMRTDSVRVAPEALDEVRKHIKEVYGKDFLPESAKMYTTKKAAQDAHEAIRPTNLAHTPEHVKSYLTREQYMLYKLIWQRFVASQMNPAIYDTVSADISAGSEIIIRATGSVIKFQGFLAVYEEMEDDVETAEDGKILPPLEEGMELTLLELTSDQAFTRPPPRFTEASLVKELEKSGIGRPSTYASIMNKIQGREYTIKENSRLKPTELGRVIAQMLETNFPEIMNIGFTAQMEDDLELIASNEKDWKKLIKDFWESFYPTLEEAEKNAFVPKILTDIDCPECGSKLQKVWFKSKYFYGCSSYPDCSYSAPAEEILFNKEDYAEGFNWEQKCPLCQSEMKVRHGRFGAFLGCTKYPECRGIINIPKKGEEIINPEDLPPCPATDCTGQIVARKSRFGKTFFSCSSFPDCDVIVNDLTQLQSKYVDHPRTPYVKKTKKGKRGRPTKADKEKGKKTQAKKKRNVAPSALSPELAEIVGSHEATRGDALKSVWAYIKSNKLQDPENKRVIKPDEKLGKVFGNMEPVDMFKIAGILSQHIGKKD
- a CDS encoding YybH family protein; translation: MFAKYLSICAVLGALLFASSCDRKEESVAPKMQKEVEVIEGKSKMYIDAVNARDLDTIVDQWSERAVYKNPYTEELVNGRKGIRSEFKKIFSNNNQAKIHVDEKTIRFPIEEKAVEEGVATIIVPGKNPVKRKYKMIYVNENGNWQILHTNRLGFGLED
- a CDS encoding efflux transporter outer membrane subunit; its protein translation is MRIRYVIFILLAAAGCRVGPRHSVPEVEISENWQSDSLSTLSCGSLLEVGELFDDCLLNTYLEQLLHDNYDLKRASIKICEAFALRDISAAKLLPFIDGRIAYNSAKPAGGILQPGDFSSGSVGIPLNIKQQTFISDFDAFWEIDLFGRRQREVESATASIQMERASYHDLIVSLTAEFSRTYLKLRERQKCLELVRKERDVLKEIVEEYQKRLDQGLDSEFFLLDSEKDYEQLAAEVPMLEGEILSLIYHLSILLGKPPEALVKELSSAAELPQMISVIPVGFPSDLLRRRPDIRFAERQIAKATADVGVAVADLFPKFTLTGNYGFQNLHLGNTRGNGESWGYGGNLITPFFHGGSLKANVKRFQFIRMESLMAYEQAVLRALEESESTIASFLKSRESTQNREKGWMRADQLFAHGERLYEMGLSDTLRLLERKRRAIQAEREWATSYVETEIQLIALYKSLGSGWQNLSFL
- a CDS encoding ABC transporter permease, with the translated sequence MLRKLHALIIKELIAVWQDKRSRMALITPPIIQFFVFTFAATLDVHNISLGILNRDEGQYSREFIYRLSGSPEFTQIIYFDSDQELKEAVDAEKVLAAIQIDANFSRKILSDETGEILLIADGRKSNASQIAGGYISNIAQAYNAFLAKRKGMPLPLSELKPRNWYNANLNYTWFTITGLIGTLSMLTSLSVTALSISREKEMGTFEQLLVSPLDHRMILLGKAIPALMIGVVEGSVMLLAGFLFLDLPIRGSLLMFYPSMAIFVFAIVGIGLFISSLSQTQQQSALGVFLCVSPLVITSGFATPVENMTQGLQILAMLNPLKYFLIIVRGICLKDISAGTVFHNTWPMLLIALGTLGTASWFFKRKIG